The genomic stretch GCGACGTGGCCGCGGCCGGCATGACGATCACCGACGAGCGCAAGCAGGTGCTCGACTTCTCCGACCCGTACTTCGACGCCACCCAGGCCCTGGCCACCCAGACCGGCAAAGAGGTCAAGACCCTCGAGGAACTCGCCGGCAAACGGCTCGGCGTGCAGGGCGGCACCACCGGCGAGGACTACATCAAGACCCAGGTGAAGGAGAAAAACCTCAAGATCGAGGTCGTCTCCTACAAGGACCTGGCCGCGCTGCAGCAGGCCCTCGCCACCAACCAGGTGGTGGCCGCGGTCAACGACCTGCCGGTGTGGAACGAGTACATCAAGGCCAACCCCGGCAAGGTCGTCGTCGCGGCCGGCTTCGACACCGGCGAGCAGTACGGATTCGCCGTCAAGAAGGGCAACGCGGAACTGCTCAAG from Paractinoplanes brasiliensis encodes the following:
- a CDS encoding basic amino acid ABC transporter substrate-binding protein is translated as MNMAKHARLAAVALLAIGAVAGCAKDDEGGTTEGGVALVKAGALTTCTHLPYAPFQSKDASGKVVGFDVALIDLVAKKLNVTQEIVDTPFEGIKSGADLNSGKCDVAAAGMTITDERKQVLDFSDPYFDATQALATQTGKEVKTLEELAGKRLGVQGGTTGEDYIKTQVKEKNLKIEVVSYKDLAALQQALATNQVVAAVNDLPVWNEYIKANPGKVVVAAGFDTGEQYGFAVKKGNAELLKTVNDALAAARSDGTYDKIYAEWIGEKPKA